A genomic segment from Bacillus rossius redtenbacheri isolate Brsri chromosome 5, Brsri_v3, whole genome shotgun sequence encodes:
- the LOC134532174 gene encoding uncharacterized protein LOC134532174 isoform X1, which produces MRMGFQESVEYILFKNPVITGTAEAIKVIGKVVPGSLLKPKAEIATTAVMPALKNVVLTGSPFIRLAGIFGASAVALGAYGAHNVYPTVAVCGRRVPEGGGRRAEEDIRDGQPVPLPALVGSAGSAAVPLAQAEWLAAGAGHVRVLRDVLLPRPVGQQPPARPHSVGRHGAHLRLARHGAVSSSYQYSSMK; this is translated from the exons ATGAGAATgggttttcaagaatctgtggaATACATACTATTCAAGAATCCTGTAATAACAGGGACAGCTGAAGCTATCAAAGTAATT GGCAAGGTGGTCCCAGGTTCGCTCCTTAAACCTAAAGCAGAGATTGCGACCACCGCAGTGATGCCAGCGTTGAAGAACGTCGTTCTCACTGGCAGCCCTTTCATTCGTTTGGCTGGGATTTTCGGAGCATCGGCAGTTGCGCTGGGAGCGTACGGAGCCCACA ACGTGTACCCGACTGTGGCTGTGTGTGGCAGACGTGTACCCGAAGGAGGGGGGCGAAGAGCTGAAGAGGATATTCGAGACGGCCAACCGGTACCACTTCCTGCACTCGTTGGCTCTGCTGGGAGTGCCGCTGTGCCGCTGGCCCAAGCTG AGTGGCTCGCTGCTGGTGCTGGGCATGTCCGTGTTCTGCGGGACGTGCTACTACCACGCCCTGTCGGGCAACAGCCACCTGCGCGGCCTCACTCCGTGGGGCGGCACGGCGCTCATCTTCGGCTGGCTCGCCATGGTGCTGTGAGCAGCTCCTATCAGTACAGCAGTATGAAGTAA
- the LOC134532174 gene encoding transmembrane protein 256 homolog isoform X2, with translation MRMGFQESVEYILFKNPVITGTAEAIKVIGKVVPGSLLKPKAEIATTAVMPALKNVVLTGSPFIRLAGIFGASAVALGAYGAHNVYPKEGGEELKRIFETANRYHFLHSLALLGVPLCRWPKLSGSLLVLGMSVFCGTCYYHALSGNSHLRGLTPWGGTALIFGWLAMVL, from the exons ATGAGAATgggttttcaagaatctgtggaATACATACTATTCAAGAATCCTGTAATAACAGGGACAGCTGAAGCTATCAAAGTAATT GGCAAGGTGGTCCCAGGTTCGCTCCTTAAACCTAAAGCAGAGATTGCGACCACCGCAGTGATGCCAGCGTTGAAGAACGTCGTTCTCACTGGCAGCCCTTTCATTCGTTTGGCTGGGATTTTCGGAGCATCGGCAGTTGCGCTGGGAGCGTACGGAGCCCACA ACGTGTACCCGAAGGAGGGGGGCGAAGAGCTGAAGAGGATATTCGAGACGGCCAACCGGTACCACTTCCTGCACTCGTTGGCTCTGCTGGGAGTGCCGCTGTGCCGCTGGCCCAAGCTG AGTGGCTCGCTGCTGGTGCTGGGCATGTCCGTGTTCTGCGGGACGTGCTACTACCACGCCCTGTCGGGCAACAGCCACCTGCGCGGCCTCACTCCGTGGGGCGGCACGGCGCTCATCTTCGGCTGGCTCGCCATGGTGCTGTGA
- the LOC134532175 gene encoding prostamide/prostaglandin F synthase-like produces the protein MDLSKVAKVALKNVRSGEVLAMEEVWKERTTVFIFFRRWGCLFCRLWARELSEIAPLLRDNSVSMVGVGVDEVGLQEFVDGKFFDGELYVDVNKQVYSAMQFKRFNILSVLASLFSSEARAATAKARAMKLGGDLRGDGLQNGGVLVVSAGGKEVLYRFRQEGPAEHPPNLALLRAVGLEALAPPPAQSTPAPPQCPGDA, from the exons ATGGATTTAAGTAAAGTGGCAAAAGTTGCATTGAAAAATGTTCGGTCAGGAGAG GTGCTAGCCATGGAGGAAGTGTGGAAGGAGCGCACGACGGTGTTCATCTTCTTCCGCCGCTGGGGCTGCCTGTTCTGTCGCCTGTGGGCGCGTGAGCTGAGCGAGATCGCGCCCCTCCTGCGGGACAACAGCGTCAGCATGGTGGGGGTCGGGGTGGACGAGGTGGGACTGCAGGAGTTCGTGGACGGCAAGTTCTTCGACGGAG AGCTGTACGTGGACGTGAACAAGCAGGTGTACAGCGCCATGCAGTTCAAGAGGTTCAACATCCTGAGTGTGCTGGCGTCGCTGTTCAGCAGCGAGGCGCGGGCGGCCACCGCCAAG GCACGGGCCATGAAGCTGGGCGGAGACCTGCGCGGGGACGGCCTGCAGAACGGGGGCGTGCTGGTGGTGTCGGCCGGGGGCAAGGAGGTGCTGTACCGGTTCCGGCAGGAGGGCCCCGCGGAGCACCCCCCCAACCTGGCCCTGCTGCGGGCCGTGGGACTGGAGGCCCTGGCCCCTCCGCCCGCCCAGAGCACCCCGGCCCCGCCGCAGTGTCCCGGGGACGCCTAG
- the LOC134532176 gene encoding ADP-ribosylation factor-like protein 17 isoform X2 — MGLLFTKIWSLFGNEEHKIVMVGLDNAGKTTILYQYLMNEVVHTSPTIGSNVEEVVWKNIHFIMWDLGGQQSLRAAWSTYYSNTERPAGRHQGGAVPHAGPRGAVEGGRAHLRQQAGPEGLHERRRDQQAAGPHLHQGPPLADPVVLRPHRRGPVPGAGVDLQPAQEEVTAELSS; from the exons ATGGGGTTGCTGTTCACAAAAATATGGAGTTTATTTGGAAATGAAG AGCACAAGATAGTGATGGTGGGCCTGGACAACGCGGGCAAGACCACGATCCTGTACCAGTACCTGATGAACGAGGTGGTGCACACGTCGCCCACCATCGGCTCCAACGTGGAGGAGGTGGTGTGGAAGAACATCCACTTCATCATGTGGGACCTGGGCGGGCAGCAGTCGCTGCGCGCCGCCTGGAGCACCTACTACAGCAACACGGAG AGACCGGCTGGCCGTCACCAAGGAGGAGCTGTACCGCATGCTGGCCCACGAGGAGCTGTCGAGGGCGGCCGTGCTCATCTACGCCAACAAGCAGGACCTGAAGGGCTCCATGAGCGCCGCCGAGATCAGCAGGCAGCTGGACCTCACCTCCATCAAGGACCACCGCTGGCAGATCCAGTCGTGCTGCGCCCTCACCGGCGAGGG CCTGTACCAGGGGCTGGAGTGGATCTGCAGCCAGCTCAAGAGGAAGTGACCGCAGAACTGTCCTCGTAA
- the LOC134532176 gene encoding ADP-ribosylation factor-like protein 5B isoform X1 has product MGLLFTKIWSLFGNEEHKIVMVGLDNAGKTTILYQYLMNEVVHTSPTIGSNVEEVVWKNIHFIMWDLGGQQSLRAAWSTYYSNTEFVIVVVDSTDRDRLAVTKEELYRMLAHEELSRAAVLIYANKQDLKGSMSAAEISRQLDLTSIKDHRWQIQSCCALTGEGLYQGLEWICSQLKRK; this is encoded by the exons ATGGGGTTGCTGTTCACAAAAATATGGAGTTTATTTGGAAATGAAG AGCACAAGATAGTGATGGTGGGCCTGGACAACGCGGGCAAGACCACGATCCTGTACCAGTACCTGATGAACGAGGTGGTGCACACGTCGCCCACCATCGGCTCCAACGTGGAGGAGGTGGTGTGGAAGAACATCCACTTCATCATGTGGGACCTGGGCGGGCAGCAGTCGCTGCGCGCCGCCTGGAGCACCTACTACAGCAACACGGAG TTTGTGATAGTGGTGGTGGACTCGACGGACAGAGACCGGCTGGCCGTCACCAAGGAGGAGCTGTACCGCATGCTGGCCCACGAGGAGCTGTCGAGGGCGGCCGTGCTCATCTACGCCAACAAGCAGGACCTGAAGGGCTCCATGAGCGCCGCCGAGATCAGCAGGCAGCTGGACCTCACCTCCATCAAGGACCACCGCTGGCAGATCCAGTCGTGCTGCGCCCTCACCGGCGAGGG CCTGTACCAGGGGCTGGAGTGGATCTGCAGCCAGCTCAAGAGGAAGTGA
- the LOC134532176 gene encoding ADP-ribosylation factor-like protein 5B isoform X5, translated as MGLLFTKIWSLFGNEEHKIVMVGLDNAGKTTILYQYLMNEVVHTSPTIGSNVEEVVWKNIHFIMWDLGGQQSLRAAWSTYYSNTERPAGRHQGGAVPHAGPRGAVEGGRAHLRQQAGPEGLHERRRDQQAAGPHLHQGPPLADPVVLRPHRRGPVM; from the exons ATGGGGTTGCTGTTCACAAAAATATGGAGTTTATTTGGAAATGAAG AGCACAAGATAGTGATGGTGGGCCTGGACAACGCGGGCAAGACCACGATCCTGTACCAGTACCTGATGAACGAGGTGGTGCACACGTCGCCCACCATCGGCTCCAACGTGGAGGAGGTGGTGTGGAAGAACATCCACTTCATCATGTGGGACCTGGGCGGGCAGCAGTCGCTGCGCGCCGCCTGGAGCACCTACTACAGCAACACGGAG AGACCGGCTGGCCGTCACCAAGGAGGAGCTGTACCGCATGCTGGCCCACGAGGAGCTGTCGAGGGCGGCCGTGCTCATCTACGCCAACAAGCAGGACCTGAAGGGCTCCATGAGCGCCGCCGAGATCAGCAGGCAGCTGGACCTCACCTCCATCAAGGACCACCGCTGGCAGATCCAGTCGTGCTGCGCCCTCACCGGCGAGGG CCTGTGATGTGA
- the LOC134532176 gene encoding ADP-ribosylation factor-like protein 5B isoform X3 — translation MGLLFTKIWSLFGNEEHKIVMVGLDNAGKTTILYQYLMNEVVHTSPTIGSNVEEVVWKNIHFIMWDLGGQQSLRAAWSTYYSNTEFVIVVVDSTDRDRLAVTKEELYRMLAHEELSRAAVLIYANKQDLKGSMSAAEISRQLDLTSIKDHRWQIQSCCALTGEGL, via the exons ATGGGGTTGCTGTTCACAAAAATATGGAGTTTATTTGGAAATGAAG AGCACAAGATAGTGATGGTGGGCCTGGACAACGCGGGCAAGACCACGATCCTGTACCAGTACCTGATGAACGAGGTGGTGCACACGTCGCCCACCATCGGCTCCAACGTGGAGGAGGTGGTGTGGAAGAACATCCACTTCATCATGTGGGACCTGGGCGGGCAGCAGTCGCTGCGCGCCGCCTGGAGCACCTACTACAGCAACACGGAG TTTGTGATAGTGGTGGTGGACTCGACGGACAGAGACCGGCTGGCCGTCACCAAGGAGGAGCTGTACCGCATGCTGGCCCACGAGGAGCTGTCGAGGGCGGCCGTGCTCATCTACGCCAACAAGCAGGACCTGAAGGGCTCCATGAGCGCCGCCGAGATCAGCAGGCAGCTGGACCTCACCTCCATCAAGGACCACCGCTGGCAGATCCAGTCGTGCTGCGCCCTCACCGGCGAGGG CCTGTGA